A stretch of Ipomoea triloba cultivar NCNSP0323 chromosome 13, ASM357664v1 DNA encodes these proteins:
- the LOC116003036 gene encoding uncharacterized protein LOC116003036 yields MAFLQDSLTKFQKQQEKCQSTLSSIAAKAGTSRPTPSKSSNSSANAKPPAPAVKFSNDTERLQHINTIRKSPVGAQIKRVINLLLDTRQAFTPEQINEQCYVDINANKAVFDSLRNNPKVHYDGRRFSYKAKHDLKNKDQLLTLIRRYGEGIPIIDLKDAYPTVMEDLQSLKAAGQVWLLSNFDSQEDIAYPNDPKVRTNKVDEDIKQLFLEIELPRDMLDIEKDLLKNGMKPATNTAKRRAMAQVHGMANKPKTKKKKHEISKRTKLTNAHLPELFANLKSSS; encoded by the exons ATGGCCTTTTTGCAAGACAGCTTGACTAAGTTCCAGAAGCAACAAGAGAAGTGCCAATCAACCCTTTCCAGTATTGCAGCCAAAGCAGGAACTTCTAGGCCAACTCCTTCAAAGTCTTCCAATTCTTCTGCAAATGCAAAACCTCCTGCCCCTGCAGTCAAATTTTCTAATGACACAGAAAGACTCCAACACATTAACACCATAAGGAAATCCCCAGTGGGAGCTCAGATCAAACGGGTCATAAACTTGCTATTAGAT ACAAGGCAAGCTTTTACCCCGGAACAAATAAATGAACAATGCTATGTTGATATCAATGCAAACAAGGCTGTATTTGACAGTTTGAGAAACAATCCTAAAGTCCATTACGATGGCAGACGATTCTCTTACAAG GCCAAGCATGATCTGAAAAACAAGGATCAATTGCTGACCTTAATACGGAGATATGGTGAGGGTATCCCTATCATTGATCTCAAGGATGCATACCCAACTGTCATGGAGGACCTGCAA TCTCTGAAGGCTGCTGGACAAGTGTGGCTGCTGTCAAATTTCGACTCTCAGGAGGACATTGCCTATCCAAATGACCCCAAAGTCCGCACCAACAAGGTCGATGAAGATATCAAACAGCTCTTCCTCGAAATCGAACTGCCCCGTGACATGCTCGACATTGAAAAAGATCTCCTGAAAAACGGAATGAAACCCGCCACAAACACTGCAAAGAGGAGGGCGATGGCACAGGTCCACGGCATGGCCAACAAGCCCAAaaccaagaagaagaagcacGAAATCAGCAAGAGGACCAAGCTTACAAATGCTCATCTTCCAGAGCTCTTTGCAAACCTCAAATCCTCTAGTTAA